Proteins encoded together in one Marinobacter salsuginis window:
- a CDS encoding MFS transporter yields the protein MPESRKDTIDQLYSLIANEEDARVCKDIPEEACREVPRNFFLILASNVLTKLGDLLISPKTVLAWLMSAIGAPALVAWLVPIRESGSLVPQMVIAAWVRRKPVRKWFWTLGSFGQAASVVAMAASIWFFEGYVAGSGIIAALIVFSLARGFCSVSMKDVQGKCIPKTRRGRLGGLASTIGGTATVVLTALLFWERGDPTIAFYTVLLLLAGVLWVIAGFLFAGVEEYEGETGGGGNAITEAFQSLSLLRDDAPFRHFVITRALLLCSALASPYFVVLAQKESDIGWMLGIFLLASSLASSLSASFWGWAADTSSRRVMIRGAAMASGVCLLVGFTALFIGTEIGSVWFYPVAFFVLSIAHAGVRLGRKTYLVDMAGGNKRTDYTAVSNTVIGVLLLVTGGLTALVSMISEVAVIIVLGLMGLAGMFSAIRLKEVTED from the coding sequence TTGCCCGAGAGCAGAAAGGACACCATCGACCAGCTTTACAGCCTGATTGCCAACGAAGAAGACGCACGGGTCTGCAAAGACATTCCGGAGGAAGCCTGTCGCGAGGTGCCCCGAAATTTCTTCCTGATTCTCGCCAGCAACGTACTGACCAAGCTGGGCGATCTCCTCATCAGCCCCAAAACCGTCCTGGCCTGGTTGATGAGTGCCATAGGTGCTCCTGCGCTGGTGGCCTGGCTGGTTCCGATCCGCGAATCCGGCTCTCTCGTTCCACAAATGGTCATCGCAGCCTGGGTGCGCCGCAAACCCGTTCGCAAGTGGTTCTGGACCCTCGGAAGTTTCGGCCAGGCTGCAAGTGTTGTGGCCATGGCGGCGAGCATCTGGTTTTTCGAGGGCTATGTCGCAGGTTCCGGGATCATAGCCGCCCTCATTGTGTTTTCCCTGGCCCGAGGATTCTGCTCAGTATCCATGAAAGATGTTCAGGGCAAATGCATTCCGAAAACCCGCAGGGGGAGACTTGGCGGACTGGCCTCTACCATTGGCGGCACGGCCACCGTTGTGCTGACCGCCCTCCTGTTCTGGGAACGCGGCGACCCGACCATTGCCTTCTATACCGTGCTACTACTTCTGGCCGGTGTTCTCTGGGTCATTGCCGGGTTCCTGTTTGCCGGAGTGGAAGAGTATGAAGGTGAAACCGGAGGTGGCGGTAACGCCATCACCGAAGCGTTCCAAAGCCTTTCCCTGCTCCGCGATGATGCACCGTTCAGACACTTCGTGATCACCCGGGCGCTTTTACTTTGCTCGGCCCTGGCGTCGCCCTACTTCGTGGTGCTTGCACAGAAGGAGTCCGACATTGGCTGGATGCTGGGTATCTTCCTATTGGCCAGCAGTCTGGCCAGTTCCCTCAGTGCCAGCTTCTGGGGCTGGGCCGCGGACACCTCAAGCCGTAGAGTCATGATACGTGGTGCTGCCATGGCCAGCGGAGTGTGTCTGCTCGTCGGTTTTACCGCGCTGTTTATCGGGACGGAAATCGGCAGTGTATGGTTTTACCCGGTCGCCTTTTTCGTTCTGAGCATAGCCCACGCCGGCGTCAGGCTGGGGCGCAAAACCTACTTGGTGGATATGGCAGGCGGCAACAAACGCACCGATTACACAGCGGTGAGCAACACGGTCATTGGTGTTCTTCTGCTGGTTACCGGCGGCCTGACCGCCCTCGTATCGATGATCTCAGAGGTAGCAGTGATTA